In Nicotiana tabacum cultivar K326 chromosome 11, ASM71507v2, whole genome shotgun sequence, a single window of DNA contains:
- the LOC107797881 gene encoding laccase-5-like, with product MVARPYASAQGVPFDNTTTTAVLEYKTASCSSNCAKTNIIFPCLPAYNDTTTATAFEVPKKIDENLFFTVGLGVNNCPKGDRSRNCQGPNGTRFTASMNNVSFVLPSNFSPLQAHHQGIPGVFSTESILASLFLLQI from the coding sequence ATGGTAGCACGTCCCTATGCAAGTGCTCAAGGCGTACCCTTTGATAATACCACAACCACAGCCGTCCTTGAGTACAAGACagcttcttgttcttctaattgTGCCAAGACTAATATAATTTTCCCATGTTTACCGGCATATAATGACACGACCACTGCTACAGCTTTCGAGGTGCCCAAGAAAATCGACGAAAATCTATTCTTCACTGTTGGGCTAGGAGTCAATAACTGTCCAAAAGGTGATCGCTCCAGAAACTGTCAAGGTCCAAATGGAACTCGATTCACTGCTAGTATGAACAATGTATCTTTTGTACTACCATCCAACTTTTCTCCGCTACAAGCACATCACCAAGGCATACCTGGTGTTTTCTCAACTGAATCTATCTTGGCttctctgtttcttcttcaaatttaa
- the LOC107797882 gene encoding uncharacterized protein LOC107797882 translates to MHVQGPKLYKDLLTVNGEPCSAFREFVEKRGLLHCDNSLIECMFEAASYQMSYCLRRLFATLLVYCGPGNPRKLWEQFEESMIEDYKVLQTIERREIRYQALNHINDILHSTGHDVNEYELISETIRPSTAAKEAKEIHFERSIIVSEDDVLLHRKLNKNQLIAYNVITERIFSNKSALATTTSGVAASIFSGGRTAYSRFKIPIDIDENASCNISKESALAGLIRDAKLIVWDEVSMAKKRMLKVFDLLLKDLMDTNALFGGKVVVLGGDFRQTLLVVHYGKKEDFINESLLYSSIWNELEKLKLSENMRAKTDPAFCDYLLRIGNGQERVNSANKIEILDSLIIPYTKRIPR, encoded by the exons ATGCATGTGCAAGGACCGAAGTTATATAAGGATCTTTTGACAGTAAATGGAGAGCCTTGTAGTGCTTTTAGAGAGTTTGTAGAAAAAAGAGGATTACTACACTGTGATAATAGCTTGATAGAGTGTATGTTTGAGGCCGCAAGTTACCAAATGTCATATTGTTTGCGACGTTTATTTGCTACATTATTGGTGTATTGTGGTCCTGGCAACCCTAGAAAATTATGGGAACAATTTGAAGAATCGATGATTGAAGACTATAAAGTGTTACAAACTATTGAAAGAAGAGAAATTCGATATCAAGCTCTGAACCATATCAATGATATTTTACATTCCACGggtcatgatgtaaatgagtatgaacTTATCTCAGAAACTATCAGGCCTTCTACGGCAGCAAAAGAGGCAAAAGAGATTCATTTTGAAAGATCTATTATTGTTAGCGAAGATGACGTATTGTTGCATaggaaattaaacaaaaatcaattGATTGCATATAATGTGATTACTGAAAGGATATTTTCGAATAAATCAG CTTTGGCAACAACTACTTCTGGTGTTGCTGCTTCTATTTTCTCGGGAGGACGTACTGCATATTCACGTTTCAAAATTCCTATTGACATCGATGAAAATGCCAGTTGTAACATTAGCAAAGAAAGCGCACTTGCAGGTTTAATCCGAGATGCAAAATTGATTGTATGGGATGAGGTATCTATGGCTAAAAAAAGAATGTTGAAAGTTTTTGATCTACTCTTAAAAGATCTGATGGATACAAATGCATTATTTGGCGGAAAAGTTGTTGTTTTAGGAGGTGACTTCAGACAAACTCTTCTTGTTGTGCACTATGGAAAAAAAGAAGATttcatcaatgaaagtttattATATTCTAGCATTTGGAATGAacttgaaaaattaaaattatctgaGAATATGAGAGCAAAAACAGATCCTGCATTTTGTGATTATTTGTTAAGAATTGGAAATGGACAAGAACGAGTCAATTCAGCAAACAAGATTGAAATTCTAGATTCTTTGATTATTCCTTACACAAAAAGAATCCCTCGATAA